AAGTCAAACTTGCCGCCATCGAATCGATAAACGCATCCGGTGAAGGCGAAGCTGCGGAGCTTGTCGTCAAACTTTCCTCGCCCGCCACCTATACAAGCTATAAGACCACCGCCCCGCTTCGCCTGGTGATAGACCTGTCTCAAACGACTCAAGGCGCCGTTACTGCTCCGGTTGCCGTCAATAAGGGCAACATCAAAAACGTCAGCGTCAGCCGCTTTGACACCGCGGCCGGCACACTGACACGTATCAGCGTGGAACTGGTCAACGATATCGACGCGGTTATCTCCGCCTCCCCGGCCCAACCCGGCGAGTTGCATATCGCCTTTCCGGTTCAGCATGCTTCGACTGCGGGAACGGTAACGGCCGAGAAAACGGCCGGCATCCCTGGGGAAAATTCCGCCCCGGCTGTCATGCCCGTTTCCGGTGGGGCAAAGGCTACGGAACCTGCCCAAGCCGGCGCCAAGTTGCAGCCGGTCGTGCCCGGGGCGGTCACGAGGCGCGCCTTGAACGCCGTTACGGCAAAAGATGGCGCCATAATCCTTGCCGTCGATGGCGGCGTAGAAGAATTCAAGACGTTCAGGCTCAATAAACCCGAGCGTTATGTCATCGACCTGTTCGGCGTCACGAGTATCCTGCCCAACCGTTTTATTCCCCTGAACGCAATCGGGGTCGCCTCGGCCCGTATCGGCCTTTACCCCGACAAGACCCGCGTCGTGCTCGATGCCGTCAACGGCAGTTTCCCGGAAGCCACAACCACGAAAGCTGAGGAGGGAGTGAGGGTTATCCTCGCGGGTGCGGCCGATCAGGGAGCTGTTTCCAAAACTGCCGCGGCCGCCGTGGCAAAAGCAGACGAACAGCCTGCCCCGCACAAAGCGCCTGACAAGGCGGTTACAGCGCCGCCCGCGCAAAAGGCGGTCGTGCCGTCTGCGCCTTCCGCCGCCGCAACGCCCAAAATGGAGACGCGCACGGCAACCGGCCCCGCCATTGTAGAGATGATCGACTTCCAGGTGATCGACAGTGTGTCCCGCGTTGCTGTCAGGGTAAGGGGCGATGTTGACGCCGAGCAGCCGGTCAAGACTCCGGGGTATGTTACCCTGACGCTGCGGAACGCCACGCTGGCGAAGCGGCTGCAACGCTCCCTGGATGCCCAGGCCTTCGTGACGCCGGTTCTCCGGGTTACCCCCTTCATGGTCAAGACCCGCAAAGGCACCGACACCAAGGTGCGTATCGCGTTGCGCGTCGCCGCACCGTATGAATTCCGCCATGAAGGCGATATGCTCTACATCGATTTCAAAAATCCCGAAGGACTCACGGCAGGGGCTTTGGACCTGGGGACCCCGGAAGCACATTTCCATCCCCGGCATCCGGTCGCAAAAGATGCGGATATAACCTCGGAACTGGCGCCCGCACCGGATTCTCCGGCCAAGTCGGGTGAACTGGTGAAACACTACAAGGGGCGGAAGGTCACCCTTGAGTTTGCCGATGCCGAGGTGCGCAAGATCTTCCAACTCCTCTCCGAGGTCAGCAACAAGAACTTCGTGCTTGGCGACGATGTCACCGGGACGATCAGCATCAAGCTGGTCAACGTGCCCTGGGACCAGGCCCTGGACATCATCCTCGACACCAAGGGGCTCGACAAGCGCGAAGAGGGCAACATCATCATCATCAAGGGCAAAGGGAAATTCAAGTCCCAGGCAGAGGAAGAGCAAGAGATCAGAAAGGCTTTGACGAAATCCATCGAGCTTAAAACCGAAACCTACAGTATCAATTATGCCGATATTGCGACTATTGCCGCCCAGTTCAACGGGCTGAAAAGCGAACGTGGCGTGATTTCCCCGGATACGCGCACCAACAAGGTGATCGTCAAAGATATCCCCCAGGCTCTTGACGACATGCGCAAGCTGTTGCAGCAACTCGATGTGCCTGAAAAACAGGTCATGATCGAAGCCCGGATTGTGGAGGCAACCTCTACTTTTACCCGTTCCCTGGGCGTAAACTGGGGTATCCATTACCGGGACGGTTCCGCGTCATTCTTGGGGATCAATTCCCTTGACACCACGTTCGGCGGCGCGGTCTCGACGGTCCCTTCCACGTCCGGTGCCAGCAGCAACTCCGGGACGGCGACCGGTATTTCCTTCGGCTCCCTCACCAGCAATATTCAGCTTGATATGCGTCTGAACGCCGCGGCAACCGCCGGGCTTGTTAAAATCGTCTCAACGCCGAAGGTCGCGACATTGAACAACAAGACCGCCAAGATCACCCAGGGGCAGCAGATTCCCTACACGTCCTCAACCTCCGATAAGGTTGAAACCAAGTTCGTCGAGGCGGCCCTGGCGCTGGAGGTAACCCCGCATATCAACGCCAATGGGACGATCAGCATGAAGATCGACGCCAAAAACGACTCTCCCGGCTCCTCCACGAGCGGCAGCACCGCACCATCGATCAATAAAAAACAGGCCACGACCGAGATGCTGCTGCGTGACGGAGAGACCACGGTTATCGGCGGGATCTACGTGGACAACGATACGGAAACCGATGAAGGCGTCCCCTTCTTGATGGATATCCCTTTTCTGGGAAAATTCTTTAAATCGAATTCAAAGCAGAAGACAAAGACCGAATTGCTGATATTTATTACGCCAAGAATTTTGAATACGATATAAAGTAAAAACAGTCTGGGAGGCTTCATGAAGTCGTTACGCTATTTCTCTCTTATATCACTTGTTTTGATCGCTTTTATACTGCAGTCATGCGGTGGCGACAAAAACACGAACGGTTCGCTTACCATAACATCCCCAACGGTTACCGGCCCGACTGGCGGATTGTACACAATTTCGGAAACAGTCACATATACGCCGCCATCAGGAAAAGACCCAAATGGTCTGGAAGTCGACGTTACTATAACCAACCCAAACTATACGCCAGCAACAACAACAAAAAAATATAACCTCGATTCTACCGGATCTTTTACAATTACGGATTACTCCATACAAGGTGTCGATTCGGTAGCATACTTTGTGACTGCATCAACCGGTGGGCTGTCGAGTTCTGTTGCCACTATACTTACCGGCAGCTCCCCTCTGAATGCGAGCCCATCTCCGATCGTGTTTGCGTCAACTGACGCGGCTGGGACTGTAAAAACCTCAACTATTGCCGGTGGTATCACGCCATATGCGGTTACTGCAAACACCAGCGCTGATCTTGTTGCAACTATTGCAGGGACAACGTTGAGTGTGACTAAAACATCTATAACCGGAGTTACACAGAAATCGGGAACTATCACGGTTACAGACTCCTCTGGTTCCCAAATAACGATACTTGTTTATTATTATTAGAATTATTGTGTGTGAAATATGCGGTGAGCGGGTCTTATTCACAAGGCTGACCGAGAGATAAAAAGATATGCTTTTTGCAGGGGGATGTTGCATAATCCCCCTGTTTTTTTTATAGTGTCTGTTCGGGTGCGGCGATGGCGTGTGCTGCCGCGAGGCGTTGCCGGCCGGCACCCCGAATTGCTTGAAATTCATTACGTTAAAGGTGTTATGCAACCATGAGCAAAGAACTGGCAAAAGGCTACGAGCCGCACGACGTGGAAAAGAGATGGTACGCGGAATGGGAGGCCAAGGGATACTTCCGTGCCGCCGCTACGTCGGATAAGAAACCCTTCAGCATCGTCATCCCCCCCCCGAACGTTACCGGCGCCCTGCACATGGGGCACGCCCTCAACAATACCCTGCAGGATATCCTCTGCCGCTGGAAGCGGATGCTGGGGTACAACGTGCTCTGGATGCCGGGTACCGACCATGCCGGCATTGCCACGCAAAACGTGGTGGAGCGCCAGCTTGCCGCCGAAAAGAAGGATCGCCACGAACTGGGGCGCGAGGCATTCATCGAGCGGGTCTGGAAGTGGAAGGCCGAGTCGGGCGGCCAGATCATCGGCCAGTTGAAACGCCTGGGCGCCTCCTGCGATTGGGAGCGGGAACGCTTCACCATGGACGAGGGGTTGTCCAAGGCGGTGCGCACCGTGTTCGTCAAGCTGTACCAGGACGGTCTCATCTACCGGGACAACCGCCTGATCAACTGGTGTCCCCGCTGCCATACCGCCCTGTCGGATATCGAGGTGGAACACGAGGACAAGAAGGGGCACCTGTGGCACATCCGCTACCCGGTGGCCGGTGAACCGGGAAAATACGTGGTGGTGGCCACCACCCGTCCCGAAACCATGCTGGGCGATACGGCTGTGGCCGTGCATCCCGAGGATGAACGCTACCGGGCTCTGGTCGGCAAGAAGGTGATCCTGCCCCTGGTCAACCGGGAGATTCCGGTGGTGGCCGACGACTACGTGGACCGGGAGTTCGGCACCGGGGTGGTAAAGATCACGCCGGCCCACGATTTCAACGACTTCGAGGTGGGCCAGCGTCATGGCCTGGATAAGATCAATGTATTGGACGAATCCGGTATCATCAACGCCGAGGGGCGCCAGTACGAGGGGATGGACCGCTTCGAGGCCCGCAAGCGGATCGTCGAGGACCTGGAAGCGGCCGGGCTGCTGGAAAAGATCGAGGACCACGCCATGGCGGTGGGGGGGTGCTACCGCTGCAAGACCGTGGTGGAACCCTACCTCTCCCTGCAGTGGTACGTCAAGGTCGCCCCCCTGGCGGAACGAGCTCTGGCGGCGGTGAAGGAGGGCAAAACCCGCATCCTCCCCAAGCAGTGGGAGAACACCTATTACGACTGGATGGAGAACATCCGCGACTGGTGCATCTCGCGCCAGATCTGGTGGGGGCACCGCATCCCGGCCTGGTTCTGCGACCACTGCGGCGAAGTGACCGTGGCCATGGAGGCCCCGGCGACCTGCTGCAAGTGCGGGAGCGATGAGCTCCGCCAGGAGACCGATGTCCTGGATACCTGGTTTTCCTCGGCCCTGTGGCCCTTCTCCACCATGGGATGGCCCGAAAAAACGGCGGAACTGGCTACCTTCTACCCCACCTCCTGCCTGGTGACCGGCTTCGACATCCTCTTCTTCTGGGTGGCCCGCATGATGATGATGGGGCTGCACTTCATGGACGAGGTCCCCTTCGGGGATGTGTACATCCACGCCCTGGTGCGGGATGCCCATGGGCAGAAGATGAGCAAATCCAAGGGGAACGTGATCGATCCGCTGACGATCATCGACCAGTACGGCACCGACGCTTTCCGGTTCACCCTGGCCGCTTTTGCCGCCCAGGGACGGGACATCAAGCTGGCCGAGGAGCGTATCGCCGGCTACCGCAATTTCTGCAACAAGGTGTGGAACGCCGCCCGTTTCACCCTGATGAACCTGGAAGGGTTCGATCCCGACACCCTGAAATTGCAGGAGTTGCCGCTCTCCGAAGGGGATAAGTGGGTCCTGCACCGCCTGAACGAGACCGCCCGGGAGACCGGCACGGCCCTGGCGGAGTACCGCTTCAACGAGGCGGCCATGGGGCTGTACCAGTTTACCTGGAGCGAGTTCTGCGACTGGTATCTGGAACTCTCCAAGAAAGACCTGTACGGCGACGACCCGCTGCGCAAGAAAACGGCCCGGTATGTGCTCTGGTACACCCTGGAACAGCTGCTGCGGCTGCTGCACCCTTTCATGCCCTTCATCACCGAGGAGATCTGGCAGGCCCTGCCCGGTACGAAGGGAGCAACCATCATGCTGGCCCCGTACCCGGAACCGGCCCCGGAGCGTTCCCACCCCGAGGCGGCCGCCAACATGGAGCGGGTCATGGCGGTCATCGGCGGCATCCGCAACATCCGGGGCGAGATGGAGGTGCCCCCTGCACGCGAGATCAGCGTGATCCTCTCCTGCGGCAGCGACGAGAGTCTCAGGCTGATGAAACACAACGAAGGGGCCATCGTCAGCCTGGCCCGGGTCGCCGACCTGGCCATGGGACAGGGGATCGAGAAGCCGGAGGATGCCTCCATCCAGGTGGCGGGAGACGTGCAGATCTTCGTGCCGCTCAAGGGGCTGGTGGATGTGGAGGAGGAAGAGAAACGCCTGCTCAAGGAAATCGCCAAGATCGAAAAAGAGATCGACCTGTTTTCGAAGAAGCTGGAGAACCCCAGCTTCGTCGAGCGCGCCCCGGCGGATGTGGTCGCCAAGGAGCGGGAAAAGCTGGCCGAGGTGACCGACAAAAAGCTGGTGTTGGAAGCGAGCCTGGAAAAGATCAGACACCTGAAGGGCTGATGCATGGGGATACGCAAGGTCGCCATATTCGCCAAAAAGCATGACCCGCGCTGCCAGGGGGTTGCCGACGACCTCATCAACTGGCTGGAGGAGAGGGGGTGCCGCCCCCTGGTGGAGGCGCATCTGGCCCGCCACATCGGCTACCACCAGGGAACCACGGCCGAGAACATCCGCGAGCAGGCCGAACTGGTGGTGGTGCTGGGAGGGGACGGCACGCTGATCTCGGTGGCCCGGCTCTTCAGCGGCAGGGAGGTCCCCATCGTGGGGGTCAACCTGGGGAGCCTCGGCTTTCTGACCGAGGTGACGGTGGAGGAACTCTACCCGGTCCTGGAACTATGCCTGAAGGGGCATCCCCACGTCTCGGAGCGGATGATGCTGGAGGTGAGCGTCCGCCGGGAGGGGCGGGAGATCGAGAAGCACCATGTGCTGAACGATATCGTCATCAACAAGGGGGCGCTGGCCCGGATCATCGACCTGGAAACCAAGGTCAACGGCCATCCCCTGACCACCTACCGGGCCGACGGGCTGATCATCTCCACGCCCACCGGCTCCACCGGCTATTCCCTGTCCGCCGGCGGTCCCATCATCCACCCCCAGATGAGTTGCATCGTCATTACCCCCATCTGTCCCCACACCCTGACGAACCGCCCCATCGTGGTTTCCGATGCGTCCAATGTTTCCATTACCGTAGCGTCGTCCTACGACGAAAAGGTCTACCTGACCCTGGACGGTCAGGTAGGTTTCGAGTTGATGGAAAAGGATTCGGTGGATGTGCGGGCCGCTCTCAAAACCACCGCCCTGGTCATGTCCCGCAGCCGGGATTATTACGAGGTGCTGCGGACCAAACTGAAGTGGGGAGGGCAGTAGTGGTGTTCCGGCGTACGTTGTGGAGCGTGACCCTATGTTGACCGACCTGACCATCAAGAACATCGCCATCATCGACACCCTGCATATCTCCTTCAGGCAGGGGCTCACCGTGCTGACCGGCGAAACCGGCGCCGGCAAGTCGATCATCATCGATGCCGTCGGCCTCATCATGGGGGGGCGCGCCTCGGCCGACCTGATCCGCTCCGGGGCCGACGAAGCGGTCGTTGAAGCGCTGTTCGACATATCGGGCCAACCCGAGGTGGCCCGGAAACTCCGGGATTCGGGATTTGACTGCGAC
The genomic region above belongs to Oryzomonas sagensis and contains:
- the pilQ gene encoding type IV pilus secretin family protein, with the protein product MKWLMRQSIVLAFVLTVSAVFLAGGAGSAESAPEPAKVKLAAIESINASGEGEAAELVVKLSSPATYTSYKTTAPLRLVIDLSQTTQGAVTAPVAVNKGNIKNVSVSRFDTAAGTLTRISVELVNDIDAVISASPAQPGELHIAFPVQHASTAGTVTAEKTAGIPGENSAPAVMPVSGGAKATEPAQAGAKLQPVVPGAVTRRALNAVTAKDGAIILAVDGGVEEFKTFRLNKPERYVIDLFGVTSILPNRFIPLNAIGVASARIGLYPDKTRVVLDAVNGSFPEATTTKAEEGVRVILAGAADQGAVSKTAAAAVAKADEQPAPHKAPDKAVTAPPAQKAVVPSAPSAAATPKMETRTATGPAIVEMIDFQVIDSVSRVAVRVRGDVDAEQPVKTPGYVTLTLRNATLAKRLQRSLDAQAFVTPVLRVTPFMVKTRKGTDTKVRIALRVAAPYEFRHEGDMLYIDFKNPEGLTAGALDLGTPEAHFHPRHPVAKDADITSELAPAPDSPAKSGELVKHYKGRKVTLEFADAEVRKIFQLLSEVSNKNFVLGDDVTGTISIKLVNVPWDQALDIILDTKGLDKREEGNIIIIKGKGKFKSQAEEEQEIRKALTKSIELKTETYSINYADIATIAAQFNGLKSERGVISPDTRTNKVIVKDIPQALDDMRKLLQQLDVPEKQVMIEARIVEATSTFTRSLGVNWGIHYRDGSASFLGINSLDTTFGGAVSTVPSTSGASSNSGTATGISFGSLTSNIQLDMRLNAAATAGLVKIVSTPKVATLNNKTAKITQGQQIPYTSSTSDKVETKFVEAALALEVTPHINANGTISMKIDAKNDSPGSSTSGSTAPSINKKQATTEMLLRDGETTVIGGIYVDNDTETDEGVPFLMDIPFLGKFFKSNSKQKTKTELLIFITPRILNTI
- a CDS encoding valine--tRNA ligase, with the protein product MSKELAKGYEPHDVEKRWYAEWEAKGYFRAAATSDKKPFSIVIPPPNVTGALHMGHALNNTLQDILCRWKRMLGYNVLWMPGTDHAGIATQNVVERQLAAEKKDRHELGREAFIERVWKWKAESGGQIIGQLKRLGASCDWERERFTMDEGLSKAVRTVFVKLYQDGLIYRDNRLINWCPRCHTALSDIEVEHEDKKGHLWHIRYPVAGEPGKYVVVATTRPETMLGDTAVAVHPEDERYRALVGKKVILPLVNREIPVVADDYVDREFGTGVVKITPAHDFNDFEVGQRHGLDKINVLDESGIINAEGRQYEGMDRFEARKRIVEDLEAAGLLEKIEDHAMAVGGCYRCKTVVEPYLSLQWYVKVAPLAERALAAVKEGKTRILPKQWENTYYDWMENIRDWCISRQIWWGHRIPAWFCDHCGEVTVAMEAPATCCKCGSDELRQETDVLDTWFSSALWPFSTMGWPEKTAELATFYPTSCLVTGFDILFFWVARMMMMGLHFMDEVPFGDVYIHALVRDAHGQKMSKSKGNVIDPLTIIDQYGTDAFRFTLAAFAAQGRDIKLAEERIAGYRNFCNKVWNAARFTLMNLEGFDPDTLKLQELPLSEGDKWVLHRLNETARETGTALAEYRFNEAAMGLYQFTWSEFCDWYLELSKKDLYGDDPLRKKTARYVLWYTLEQLLRLLHPFMPFITEEIWQALPGTKGATIMLAPYPEPAPERSHPEAAANMERVMAVIGGIRNIRGEMEVPPAREISVILSCGSDESLRLMKHNEGAIVSLARVADLAMGQGIEKPEDASIQVAGDVQIFVPLKGLVDVEEEEKRLLKEIAKIEKEIDLFSKKLENPSFVERAPADVVAKEREKLAEVTDKKLVLEASLEKIRHLKG
- a CDS encoding NAD(+)/NADH kinase; protein product: MRKVAIFAKKHDPRCQGVADDLINWLEERGCRPLVEAHLARHIGYHQGTTAENIREQAELVVVLGGDGTLISVARLFSGREVPIVGVNLGSLGFLTEVTVEELYPVLELCLKGHPHVSERMMLEVSVRREGREIEKHHVLNDIVINKGALARIIDLETKVNGHPLTTYRADGLIISTPTGSTGYSLSAGGPIIHPQMSCIVITPICPHTLTNRPIVVSDASNVSITVASSYDEKVYLTLDGQVGFELMEKDSVDVRAALKTTALVMSRSRDYYEVLRTKLKWGGQ